A region from the Triticum aestivum cultivar Chinese Spring chromosome 3D, IWGSC CS RefSeq v2.1, whole genome shotgun sequence genome encodes:
- the LOC123079832 gene encoding 60S ribosomal protein L10a yields MSKLQSDALREAITNIINDCREKNRKFVETIELQIGLKNYDPQKDKRFSGSVKLPHIPRPKMRVCMLGDAQHVEEAGKMGLDCMDVESLKKMNKNKKLVKKLAKKYHAFLASEAIIKQIPRLLGPGLNKAGKFPTLVSHQESLESKVNETKATVKFQLKKVLCMGVAVGHLGMEEKQIFQNVQMSVNFLVSLLKKNWQNVRCLYLKSTMGKVYRLF; encoded by the exons ATGAG TAAGCTGCAGAGCGACGCCCTGAGGGAGGCAATCACAAACATTATCAATGACTGCCGTGAGAAGAATCGCAAGTTCGTTGAAACCATTGAGCTGCAGATTGGTCTGAAGAACTATGACCCACAAAAGGACAAGCGTTTCAGTGGTTCTGTTAAGCTTCCTCACATCCCTCGCCCAAAGATGAGGGTTTGCATGCTTGGTGATGCCCAGCATGTTGAAGAG GCAGGGAAAATGGGCCTAGACTGTATGGATGTGGAATCCCTTAAGAAGATGAACAAAAACAAGAAGCTGGTCAAGAAGCTTGCAAAGAAGTATCATGCTTTCCTTGCATCTGAGGCTATCATCAAGCAGATTCCCCGACTTCTTGGACCTGGTCTTAACAAGGCAG GAAAGTTTCCAACTTTGGTGTCTCACCAGGAATCCCTCGAGTCCAAGGTTAATGAGACCAAGGCCACAGTCAAGTTCCAGCTGAAAAAGGTGCTTTGCATGGGTGTTGCCGTTGGCCACCTGGGTATGGAGGAGAAGCAGATCTTCCAGAACGTGCAGATGAGCGTCAACTTCCTCGTCTCTCTGTTGAAGAAGAATTGGCAAAAC GTGAGATGCTTGTACCTGAAGAGCACGATGGGAAAGGTGTACCGGTTGTTCTAG
- the LOC123079830 gene encoding acidic endochitinase-like, with protein sequence MASRALTPFQFAAILLVALFGKCNAGSIAVYWGQNDGEVSLAKTCASGNYKFVVVAFLPKFGKGQKPELNLAGHCDPSSGGCKSLSKDIHSCQRRGVKVLLSLGGADGSYGLSSRGDARQVAMYLWNTFLGGTSSSSRPLGDAVLDGIDFDIEKGGSKFWGDLARDLKNLDKGVLLSAAPQCPFPDQWDDGAIRTGLFDFVWVQFYNNPECQISAGRGAFLAAWKRWESLPIGKLFLGLPASKDAAGTGFVPAGKLKSVLPLIKGTPKYGGVMLWAKFYDDRTGYSSAIKSHV encoded by the coding sequence ATGGCAAGCCGAGCTCTCACCCCCTTCCAGTTCGCCGCCATCCTCCTGGTGGCGCTCTTCGGCAAGTGCAATGCTGGCAGCATCGCTGTGTACTGGGGCCAGAACGACGGCGAGGTGTCACTGGCTAAGACATGCGCGTCAGGTAACTACAAGTTCGTCGTCGTTGCTTTCCTCCCCAAGTTCGGCAAGGGCCAGAAGCCGGAGCTGAACCTCGCCGGCCACTGCGACCCTTCATCTGGCGGCTGCAAAAGCCTGAGCAAGGACATCCACTCGTGCCAGCGCCGCGGCGTCAAGGTCCTCCTCTCCCTTGGCGGTGCGGACGGCAGCTACGGCCTCTCGTCCCGCGGCGATGCACGACAGGTTGCCATGTACCTCTGGAACACCTTCCTGGGCGGCACGAGCTCGTCGTCTCGTCCCCTCGGGGACGCTGTGCTCGACGGCATCGACTTCGACATCGAGAAAGGCGGCTCCAAGTTCTGGGGTGACCTCGCCAGGGACCTCAAGAACTTGGACAAGGGCGTGCTGCTGAGCGCGGCGCCACAGTGCCCTTTCCCCGACCAATGGGACGACGGCGCGATCAGGACGGGGCTGTTCGACTTCGTGTGGGTGCAGTTCTACAACAACCCGGAGTGCCAGATCAGCGCGGGCCGTGGAGCATTCTTGGCCGCGTGGAAGAGATGGGAGTCATTGCCGATAGGGAAGCTCTTCCTGGGGCTGCCGGCTTCCAAGGACGCGGCGGGCACCGGGTTCGTGCCCGCCGGCAAGCTCAAGTCGGTACTGCCGCTCATCAAGGGCACGCCCAAGTACGGCGGCGTCATGCTGTGGGCCAAGTTCTATGACGACCGCACTGGATACAGCTCCGCCATCAAGAGCCACGTCTGA